The following are from one region of the Magallana gigas chromosome 4, xbMagGiga1.1, whole genome shotgun sequence genome:
- the LOC136274665 gene encoding uncharacterized protein, protein MAYIRKWRRYHTEEQDFYKSSFSSESECHSDADNVPDVVGDLSKWATQSGCSRSSLNDLLTVLRKHGLRVPRDSRTLLQTPRSVNTLQKCGGDYLYLGIESGILKVVSTHPEQFSDANEISLTFNVDGVPLFKSTNVQMWPILCSIKKFEPFVVALFCGNSKPSSVHDYLSDFLVELNNLVQNGISVGDDVLTVSVGSFICDAPARAFLKCTKGHNAYYACERCTIKGRWNGRVVFSLNDERNTPLRSEASFNNFEYKDHQIDISPLINAGIGISCMKSFPLDYMHLVCLGVVKRMLSFLKSGPRQCRLSGQQLDILSGKLSALNGKMPREFARQPRSLYYLDRWKATELRQFLLYTGPLVLRSVVSNQVYNHFLTLSVAMSILLESDEDFRHDHISYARELLKYFVKTSEMVYGDTFVSYNIHSPIHIADDVEHYGVSLNELSAFQFENHLQKLKKSVRKAQNPIAQVTKRIVEMEKMNCRQLPKRIHISVSTQKKDSCFLLKSREIVFVKEKRDDKKYVCDVLKRSNLESFYDSPYNSKLLNTVVVKKRNMHLKRKLLEHTDFEKKLICLPWDRGYLLIPMLHGMERW, encoded by the exons ATGGCTTATATTAGAAAATGGAGAAGATATCACACAGAA GAACAGGACTTCTACAAGTCATCTTTTTCTTCGGAATCTGAATGTCATTCTGATGCTGATAATGTTCCAGATGTAGTAGGGGACTTGTCTAAGTGGGCTACACAGAGTGGTTGTTCTCGCTCTTCGTTAAATGATCTTTTAACAGTATTAAGGAAACATGGTCTTCGTGTTCCTCGAGACTCCCGTACACTTTTGCAAACACCACGTTCAGTGAATACCTTACAAAAATGTGGtggtgattatttatatttagggATAGAAAGTGGAATTTTAAAGGTAGTTTCGACCCATCCAGAGCAATTCAGTGATGCAAATGAGATATCTTTAACATTTAATGTTGATGGAGTGCCTCTATTTAAAAGCACAAATGTGCAAATGTGGCCAATATTGTGCAGTATAAAAAAGTTTGAACCCTTTGTTGTTGCATTATTTTGTGGGAATTCAAAACCCAGTTCTGTACATGATTATTTGTCTGATTTTTTGGTTGAGTTGAACAATTTAGTTCAGAATGGAATATCTGTTGGTGATGATGTTCTGACGGTGTCAGTTGGATCATTTATATGTGACGCACCGGCGAGGGCTTTCTTGAAATGCACAAAAGGACATAATGCCTATTATGCATGTGAAAGATGTACTATCAAAGGAAGATGGAATGGACGTGTTGTTTTTAGTCTAAATGATGAAAGAAACACCCCCTTAAGATCTGAAGcaagttttaacaattttgaatacaAAGATCATCAAATTGACATTTCTCCACTGATAAATGCTGGAATTGGAATATCATGTATGAAATCATTTCCACTTGACTACATGCATTTAGTTTGTTTAGGGGTAGTTAAGCGAATGTTATCGTTTCTGAAATCTGGCCCTAGGCAATGTAGACTATCAGGTCAACAGTTGGATATTCTGTCAGGCAAATTGTCTGCATTGAATGGAAAAATGCCCAGGGAGTTCGCAAGGCAACCACGTTCACTCTATTATCTTGATAGGTGGAAGGCCACTGAGCTGCGGCAATTTTTGCTATACACTGGACCATTGGTTCTACGTTCGGTTGTTTCCAACCAGGTTTATAATCATTTTCTTACATTAAGTGTTGCAATGTCCATCCTCCTGGAATCTGACGAAGACTTTAGACACGATCATATATCATATGCaagagaacttttaaaatattttgtgaaaacatCAGAAATGGTTTATGGGGACACATTTGTTTCCTACAATATTCACTCTCCGATTCACATTGCTGATGATGTGGAACATTATGGAGTGTCTTTGAATGAACTAAGTGCTTTTCAATTTGAAAACCATCTACAAAAGTTGAAAAAGAGTGTTAGAAAAGCTCAGAATCCTATTGCCCAGGTTACGAAACGAATTGTTGAGATGGAGAAAATGAATTGCAGACAGCTCCCCAAAAGAATTCATATAAGTGTTTCAACCCAAAAAAAGGACAGTTGCTTTCTTTTGAAAAGTAGAGAAATTGTGTTTGTGAAGGAAAAAAgagatgataaaaaatatgtgtgtgatgttttaaaaagatcAAACTTGGAGAGTTTCTATGATAGCCCATACAACTCCAAACTGTTAAACACTGTTGTTGTAAAAAAAAGGAACATGCATCTCAAAAGGAAGTTACTGGAACACACAGATTTCGAAAAGAAATTGATTTGTTTACCATGGGACAGAGGATATCTTCTCATTCCAATGCTGCATGGGATGGAACGAtggtaa
- the LOC105329232 gene encoding uncharacterized protein DDB_G0287625: MSSDEKKDCDIANITTCDESEESSGDEVPLGKRISKKKSFGTEFATGSTLETDSSKTSCNNPVLPAPPQPPKRSSSKTQKSSGVANQRKAPQRISSSKSPSPARSSRSRENSRRQTFSQLSRSRSRSRENSRRQTFSPLSRSRSRSRGNSRRQIFSPLSRSRSRSRGNSRRQSFSQLSRSRSRSRGNSRCQTFSQLSRSRSRSRGHSRRQPFSRLSRSRSRENRFGQYSSSRENNRPQCSNSSRNSHRNVSTLSQLSRSRSRSRSRENSHRPSSRSRENSHHRTTSQLSRSTSSSAYPMSEERFQRRVIYLLTEIRDNVKKGNPFNSIVQSGSDDYTLDQNLTLEDFKDFNLSLNVKKDYDICKSIVAQIGGNDYKDHIKKAMQRCMTNKVMSYMNISGKKNKYAYGGSNYFKLVKEVMMRNYNVTENQVVEATANYLKWAPERKDGGGRKK; this comes from the exons ATGTCTTCTG ATGAGAAAAAAGATTGTGATATCGCAAATATCACAACATGTGACGAGTCTGAGGAGTCTTCAGGTGATGAGGTTCCACTGGGGAAGAGGATTTCCAAAAAGAAATCTTTTGGAACAGAGTTTGCCACag GAAGTACGCTAGAAACAGATAGTTCCAAAACCAGCTGTAATAATCCAGTCCTTCCTGCGCCACCACAACCTCCAAAGAGGTCGAGTTCTAAAACACAGAAATCAAGTG GGGTAGCAAATCAAAGAAAGGCACCTCAAAGGATTTCTTCTTCAAAGAGTCCCTCACCAGCAAGATCCTCTAGATCCAGGGAAAACAGTCGTCGTCAAACATTCTCGCAGTTGAGCAGATCCAGATCTAGATCCAGAGAAAACAGTCGTCGTCAAACATTCTCGCCGTTGAGTAGATCCAGATCTAGATCCAGAGGAAACAGTCGTCGTCAAATATTCTCGCCGTTGAGCAGATCCAGATCTAGATCCAGAGGAAACAGTCGTCGTCAATCATTCTCTCAGTTGAGCAGATCCAGATCTAGATCCAGAGGAAACAGTCGTTGTCAAACATTCTCGCAGTTGAGCAGATCCAGATCTAGATCCAGGGGACACAGTCGTCGTCAACCATTCTCACGGTTGAGCAGATCTAGATCCAGAGAAAACAGATTTGGCCAATACTCAAGTTCCAGAGAAAATAATCGTCCTCAATGCTCAAATTCCAGCAGAAACAGTCATCGCAATGTATCAACATTATCACAGTTGAGCAGATCTAGATCTAGATCTAGATCCAGAGAAAACAGTCATCGTCCATCCTCCAGATCCAGAGAAAACAGTCATCATAGAACGACCTCACAGTTGAGCAGATCAACCTCCAGCTCTGCATATCCAATGTCGGAAGAAA gaTTTCAAAGACGGGTTATATACCTATTAACAGAAATTCGCGACAATGTTAAAAAGGGAAATCCCTTTAACAGCATTGTTCAAAGTGGATCGGATGATTACACACTGGACCAAAATCTAACACTTGAAGACTTCAAGGATTTTAACTTGTCGTTGAATGTCAAAAAGGATTATGACATTTGT aaAAGTATTGTTGCACAAATTGGTGGCAATGACTACAAGGACCACATCAAAAAGGCCATGCAAAG gtGTATGACGAACAAAGTAATGTCATATATGAATATCTCTgggaagaaaaacaaatatgcATATGGAGGGTCAAATTACTTCAAATTAGTCAAAG AAGTCATGATGAGAAATTACAATGTCACTGAAAACCAGGTGGTTGAGGCCACGGCGAATTATTTGAAGTGGGCTCCAGAAAGGAAGGACGGTGGTGGCCGGAAAAAATGA
- the LOC105340568 gene encoding gelsolin-like protein 2 isoform X2: protein MTGLIKQKQYDWKDSNLEFFGSKEERDVKKSAASCERAWKKAGLKPGIQIWRIVNFKVTSWPEEDYGKFFDGDSYIVLNTYKKEDSDALLYDVHFWIGKYSTQDEYATAAYKTVELDTYLDDAPVQHREVQGHESKLFKTYFNTITYMHGGAESGFRRVKPEQYKPRLFHFHGDKRGVMVKEIPRMEKYIDDTDVYILDLGLHIYQYNGQGSNKDERVRALQYVNSLRAERSGKAVKTTVLDQVAGGTGVFFRHLDQTESEDFQSEEDMESTDVSEHELYRLSDADGSLKFSLEKEGPVGLKDFDGNDVFIFDTKQELFVWVGNHTTHEERKNALIYAHNYLKETSHPLIPVSCLNEGAENKSFSMALTA, encoded by the exons ATGACAG GATTGATCAAGCAGAAACAGTATGACTGGAAGGATTCCAATCTAGAGTTCTTCGGGTCAAAAGAAGAAAGAGACGTCAAAA AGTCGGCCGCATCTTGTGAAAGAGCTTGGAAAAAGGCTGGCTTAAAACCGGGAATTCAAATATGGCGAATTGTG AACTTCAAAGTAACTTCATGGCCGGAGGAGGATTATGGAAAATTCTTTGATGGAGATTCCTATATAGTTCTAAAT ACCTACAAGAAGGAGGACTCTGACGCTCTGCTTTATGATGTTCACTTCTGGATCGGGAAATACAGTACGCAA GACGAGTATGCCACTGCTGCATACAAGACAGTGGAACTAGACACATATTTAGATGACGCCCCTGTCCAGCACAGAGAAGTTCAAGGTCACGAGTCAAAGCTCTTCAAGACTTACTTCAACACAATAAC ATACATGCATGGTGGGGCAGAGAGCGGATTTCGTCGAGTGAAGCCAGAACAGTACAAACCCAGATTATTCCATTTCCATGGTGACAAGCGGGGAGTCATGGTGAAAGag ATCCCACGTATGGAGAAGTACATTGATGACACAGATGTGTACATCCTGGACCTTGGACTTCATATCTACCAATATAATGGACAGGGCTCCAACAAAGACGAAAGAGTCAGG GCTCTGCAGTATGTTAACTCACTAAGGGCTGAAAGAAGTGGAAAAGCTGTGAAAACGACAGTTCTGGACCAAGTAGCCGGTGGAACG GGCGTATTCTTCCGACATTTGGACCAAACCGAGAGTGAAGACTTTCAATCTGAAGAAGACATGGAATCAACTGATGTTTCAGAACATGAACTCTACAG ACTATCAGATGCTGACGGCTCGTTGAAGTTTTCATTGGAAAAAGAAGGTCCTGTTGGCCTGAAGGATTTTGATGGCAAC GATGTCTTTATTTTTGACACAAAACAAGAACTCTTTGTATGGGTTGGTAACCACACAACCCATGAAGAGAGGAAGAACGCTTTGATATATGCCCAT
- the LOC105340568 gene encoding gelsolin-like protein 2 isoform X1: protein MITGLIKQKQYDWKDSNLEFFGSKEERDVKKSAASCERAWKKAGLKPGIQIWRIVNFKVTSWPEEDYGKFFDGDSYIVLNTYKKEDSDALLYDVHFWIGKYSTQDEYATAAYKTVELDTYLDDAPVQHREVQGHESKLFKTYFNTITYMHGGAESGFRRVKPEQYKPRLFHFHGDKRGVMVKEIPRMEKYIDDTDVYILDLGLHIYQYNGQGSNKDERVRALQYVNSLRAERSGKAVKTTVLDQVAGGTGVFFRHLDQTESEDFQSEEDMESTDVSEHELYRLSDADGSLKFSLEKEGPVGLKDFDGNDVFIFDTKQELFVWVGNHTTHEERKNALIYAHNYLKETSHPLIPVSCLNEGAENKSFSMALTA from the exons ATGATTACAGGATTGATCAAGCAGAAACAGTATGACTGGAAGGATTCCAATCTAGAGTTCTTCGGGTCAAAAGAAGAAAGAGACGTCAAAA AGTCGGCCGCATCTTGTGAAAGAGCTTGGAAAAAGGCTGGCTTAAAACCGGGAATTCAAATATGGCGAATTGTG AACTTCAAAGTAACTTCATGGCCGGAGGAGGATTATGGAAAATTCTTTGATGGAGATTCCTATATAGTTCTAAAT ACCTACAAGAAGGAGGACTCTGACGCTCTGCTTTATGATGTTCACTTCTGGATCGGGAAATACAGTACGCAA GACGAGTATGCCACTGCTGCATACAAGACAGTGGAACTAGACACATATTTAGATGACGCCCCTGTCCAGCACAGAGAAGTTCAAGGTCACGAGTCAAAGCTCTTCAAGACTTACTTCAACACAATAAC ATACATGCATGGTGGGGCAGAGAGCGGATTTCGTCGAGTGAAGCCAGAACAGTACAAACCCAGATTATTCCATTTCCATGGTGACAAGCGGGGAGTCATGGTGAAAGag ATCCCACGTATGGAGAAGTACATTGATGACACAGATGTGTACATCCTGGACCTTGGACTTCATATCTACCAATATAATGGACAGGGCTCCAACAAAGACGAAAGAGTCAGG GCTCTGCAGTATGTTAACTCACTAAGGGCTGAAAGAAGTGGAAAAGCTGTGAAAACGACAGTTCTGGACCAAGTAGCCGGTGGAACG GGCGTATTCTTCCGACATTTGGACCAAACCGAGAGTGAAGACTTTCAATCTGAAGAAGACATGGAATCAACTGATGTTTCAGAACATGAACTCTACAG ACTATCAGATGCTGACGGCTCGTTGAAGTTTTCATTGGAAAAAGAAGGTCCTGTTGGCCTGAAGGATTTTGATGGCAAC GATGTCTTTATTTTTGACACAAAACAAGAACTCTTTGTATGGGTTGGTAACCACACAACCCATGAAGAGAGGAAGAACGCTTTGATATATGCCCAT